A region from the Coffea eugenioides isolate CCC68of chromosome 9, Ceug_1.0, whole genome shotgun sequence genome encodes:
- the LOC113783303 gene encoding uncharacterized protein LOC113783303, protein MATKSDQAALHHSSIALLQERFKQLQRTREMRQERELLRLLSETRGHHTSSSSPSTMQHQPSSGPFHNSEMFFHQRQSFQPALSLWPDSQMNPANVAGLDQSVPQDHTRSWPCGTSTTGNTSTIMNKFDDMSSDVDTSLHL, encoded by the coding sequence ATGGCTACAAAAAGTGATCAAGCAGCCCTTCATCACTCTTCCATTGCACTGTTGCAAGAAAGGTTTAAACAGTTGCAGAGAACAAGGGAGATGAGGCAGGAGAGAGAGCTTTTAAGATTGTTGTCGGAGACCCGCGGACATcatacttcttcttcttctccttccacCATGCAACATCAGCCATCCTCCGGCCCGTTTCATAACTCGGAGATGTTCTTTCATCAGAGACAGTCTTTCCAACCGGCTCTTTCCCTCTGGCCAGACTCACAAATGAACCCTGCCAATGTTGCGGGATTGGACCAAAGTGTCCCACAAGATCATACCAGGTCATGGCCATGTGGCACAAGTACTACAGGAAATACTTCGACCATCATGAATAAATTTGATGATATGAGTTCTGATGTTGATACTTCTCTTCATCTCTaa